Within Osmia lignaria lignaria isolate PbOS001 chromosome 11, iyOsmLign1, whole genome shotgun sequence, the genomic segment AAACGTCCGGAGAAATCAATTAGCtcgttcttcctctttttctcgaTTCTTACTTGATAATCGCCGCTTTCCGGTAGCGTTCACGCTTGCGTGCGCGCTCGCTTTCCTCGACGAGACGTGCGCCGAACCGTCGGACACGACCACCGCCCCGAGTAAGCAAATCAAAGAGCCAAAGGAGATCAAGGAATCCGCGACCGCCACGAAGGAGGTAAAAGATTCGGTGAAGGCTGCCAAAGAagcgaagaagaacaagaaggacTGTATGAAGGAATGCGGAACCGTTCACGATCCGATCTGCGCCCACGATCCGAACGACGCCACCTTTAAGCCTAGAACGTTCGGCACTCAGTGCGCCTTGGACGTTCACAATTGCGAGATGGGCACCAGTAAGTTTATAGACGCGTATCAAATTATCGTTCGCGCCCCGGTCGTCTCTAAATCGTCTTTGATACTGCGCAGAACTGGTGATGAAGCAGAAGGGCGAGTGTCCTGGATCCCATGGCGTCAGGCTCTCCTAGTCCTCTGGAAAAATCTTCACTACAAGTTTCAACGCGTCATCCGTTCGATATAGCGTTCGTGTAATCCAGCTTTGTTCTTAGCTTTAGCCGAAGTAAACGGTGTTTTTGCGAAAATaaaaggaggagaaaaaaaaagcacgATAACGCGTTCTGTTCGTACATCCTTGCCTTTGCACGAAAGAGGGTGGGCGTAGGAGGGGAGGGGAGGTAGAAAAGCGCGGCCAAAGAGCGTACAAACTCGAGCATTGTTTGTCAATTGTCGAGCATTAGGCGAAAAGTGGTAAGCAACGAGGATGCGGGTcgaaagacgaaagagggaagGAGATAGGTAAAGGAAAGGACGATTAAGAGCGGTAAAGAGCGATTCGGGCACAGCGGGCCGAGGCCTCGGCGAAGAAACACGGTTTAGTCGACGAGCATGATTTCCATCAGCGGAAGCGTTCGCCTGCTGCTCCTGCTCTTGACGACCACCGTCGAGGCTAAATCGCGGACGGAAACGTCTCGCGATTGCGCGTCTTCCGATTCGAATTCGAAACGATCGGGCGCAACCGAAGGCGCCGGGTTCCCTGCGTCGATCCTCGAGGAACTCGAGAGCCGTTTGTCTCGTCTCGAGAGAAGACTCAGGGCGATAGAGCAACCCGGTAAGCATCACCAGTATTACATAACGTGTACGTATTCGCGAAATACGACGGATATCGCGTTTATAGTTTGGCAGATGGGCTCCGCCGAAGAGGACTGGGAGATATGCGCGGAAGGGCCGTGCAGGTGTCAGCCGGAAACGAAGTCGATATCCTGTTGGAGACAAGATTTGCTGGACCTTCCTGCGGCCCAGCTCGTTCCCAGAGACGTCTTGAAATTGTAAGCCCTCCACCATTTTTACCATCCTTTCCCCTTCCCTTCTATTCAGTTGTCCCGTGTTTTCGCAGGGATCTAGGAGGAAATCGGTTGACGGCGCTTCACAAGGACACGTTTCTAGACATGACGCGATTGAATCATCTGTGAGTAAGAAAAACCTTGTTCTCCGTCAAAGGATCGAAAGAAACGTATCGTTTCAGAGATCTCAGCGACAATTCGATCGAACATCTGCCTTTGAACTTGTTCTTCTCGCTGCACGCGGTCACGCATGTCAGGTTGAGCAAAAACCTGCTCAGGGAGTTGCATCGCTCTCAGTTTTTCATCACGAGAAATCTTCGCATCCTGTAAGTGAACGACGATACAAAATAAAGACTTTTCGCTCGCTTGATCAATTTCCTCGGTGTCTGTTTCGATGCAGCGACGCGTCGTCTAACAGGTTGCGAACACTGCCGGATAGTCTTTTCCTCAGCACAACTTCGTTAGTGTTGCTTGATCTTTCTTGCAATCGGATCTCGAGCTTGGCACCAGGTACCTTCCGAGGTCTGACCGCCCTCGAGGAATTGTTGCTGGGAAAGAATCGACTGTCGAGCATATCAGCGGACATGTTCAGCGACCTGACGAGCCTCAAGTACCTCGGTCTGGAAGAGAATCGTCTGAGGGAATTGCCGGACGGATTGTTTAACGCGCAAACGTCGCTTCGCGAGTTGAACGCGAGAGGCAATCAGTTGACCGTGATATCTGGAAGTCTGCTGAGTCCCCTCGAACAATTACGCTCTCTCGAGATGTCCAACAACAAAATAGCTCGGGTAATTTGTCGAACGAGATGAGTCGTTCTGGTCTGCTCTTATTTTGTCATAGATTCGTCATTGCAGATCGATCCAAAAGCGTTTGGAGGACTGGTCGCGTTGAAGGAGCTGCAACTGGGACACAATCGGATAGGAAACTTGACCCCTGGAATGTTTTCGACGTCGAGTAGCTTGGAACGATTGGTATTGTACGCGAACGGCATCGAGAGTTTGTCGCGTGGCGCGTTTCGCGGCCTCTCCAACCTGACGTCTCTGTTTTTACACTCGAATCGCTTGAGAATAATGCACCCCGAGTTGTTTCAGGACACGCCGAACCTGCGGAAACTGTGAGCGCGACTCGTCGTGGATATTTACAGTGGGTCACTAAATTATTCggtcaccgtttaaaacagaatacctcatttaaaattggaccaaatgacgtgaagtttctcgagaagctatataaattaatttaataagatatgtgcttttggtccaattttaaatgaggtattctgttttaaacggtgaccGAATAATTTTATGACCCACTGTAGGTGTAGCAAAGGTAATCGTTAAAAAAGCGTGTTCGATTCCTAGGCAGCTGGAATCGAACTACCTGACGTCGTTGCCGGCTCGGATTCTGGACCCGGTGCCACATATCGAGCAGCTTCGTCTGGCTCGAAATCCCTGGCATTGCGACTGCGCGACCGCTTACCTAGCCGTATGGTTGCAAAAGAGGTACCTGGCTAGGCTAAACGAAACCGACACGACCAGGCCGAAGGATAATTtcgaaatttgggaatttggctCCGGAGCGATCTGCAGGGGTCCCGGCACCCTGGGTGGGAAGCTGTTGTTGCGTTTGACGTTTCACGAACTTTGCGAGGGTCAATGGGCCTCGATGAGAGGGCTGGTCCCTCGGTTGCCAGTCGAGCTGGTCGTTTCTGGCGGTCGCGTCACCACGGACGCCCCTTCCTCGAAACAACCCGTCTCGGTACGTAAGCTACCATTTTTCTGTCCGTTTCTACAATGTTGCTGACAAATATAATGATGAGTCGATTTTTCATCGCGTCCGGCACTCGTTTCGCGTCGACAGGTCAAACGTCGGTGAACCGGATAGGGGAAGGCTATCGCGGTCGAACGCGGGATGCTCCGCGCGGGTACACGCTGTTATCGAAAATCAAACTCCTCGAAGAATATAGCAACTTCGTTTCGTTTGCTCGTACTGGTTTGCTCGGCCTTATCGCTCGTATTTTCCTAGTGTGGTCGCAATCTGTCCGCGTTTTCTCGACCGGCCGTCGCGTCGCTCCGCTTGACCGTGTTTGTTCAACGGATTGCGCGACGCGAAAATGAATTGGCGATAGGCGAGCGAGAGGACAAATCGGTCGGCCGATCAAACGAGCGAACGAACGAAGAAATCGAAGTCGATTCGAGCGTGGGGGAACGACGTTGCTTCGAGAGCGCCGTCGAACGTTCTTTCCGCTACAGTTTATGCTACGCAATGGACGCGACACGAGCCAACAAAGAAACTTTCGAGTTGATGCAGTTGCTGGTCCGAATAATCGAGGAGGAAGATGCGTTCGATGCCGACAACGATCGACCCGTCTTACGATTCGTGTATCCGGAGGAGTTACAGGTGAGCGCAACCGTCGATTCAACGAACCGTGTCTTCAAGTTTTCTACTCTTCTCTACAGAAACGACTATCGATCGAACTGACCGAAGAACCAGCGAACAATGTAGAGATCGAGAAGGCGATAAGGGAGACGATTCGTTATTCGGTCAAAACTTATAGTCCCAGCTTTCACAATCAACTGTACGCTGGCGTCGACGATTACGGCCTGATCGGTTCCTGGTTGACTGACTATCTCAACACCAGCCAGTAAGTCCAGATTCCTTTGATCTACCAAGCGAATTACTTTCGTAACGATTCCAATCGTTCAGATACACGTACGAGGTAGGTCCTGTGTTCACATTGTTGGAACGACAAGTGATCGAACAGTCTCTACGATTGATCGGATATCCAGCGATGCCAGAAGGGGATGGAATTTTCTGTCCCGGTGGCAGCATCTCCAACATGTACGGTATGGTAATGGCTCGCTACAAGATGGTCCCAGAGGTGAAGACCAAAGGGATGGTGGGTCTTCCACCGCTCGTCTGTTTCACTAGCGAAGGTGGACATTACTCGATCACGAAAGGCGCTCACTGGCTAGGCCTGGGAACGGATAACGTGTACAAGGTACCTGGTGGGCGattgtaattttcatttcttctactAACAAGGTGATTGCATCGCAGGTGAAATGCGACGAACTGGGCCGTATGCGACCGGACAGGTTAAAGGCGGCGATCGAGGAAGCGAGAAAACTGGGTCACTTACCGTTCTTTGTAAACGCAACCTGCGGCACCACGGTCCTCGGAGCGTTCGATCCGTTGCCGGAAATCGCGGAGATCTGCCAGCAAGAGAATCTCTGGTTACACGTTGACGTTCGTACGAGTATGAGGGGAATCGTGAAGGGGTAGTAAAaaggttttaatttttattaattctatcGATGATCATTGTTGCAGGCCTGCCTCGGCGGTACATTGTTGTTTTCGGAAAAATACCGATCGCGATTAAAAGGAATCGAGCTGTACGTATCGAATTTCCAGTACCACTTTGTTCCCTCTTTTCGAATCTCGATCTTACGCGTTGTTCGATTCATACAGTTCGAATTCTGTGGCGTGGAATCCGCACAAGATGCTCGGCGCCCCGTTACAGTGCTCCCTGTTCCTGGTGAAAGGTAAGAACGCTTTGCACGAGGCGAATTGCGCTGGTGCGAGGTACTTGTTCCAACAGGACAAACACTACGACGTATCCTGGGACACCGGGGACAAGAGCTTGCAGTGCGGAAGAAAGGTGAGCGTTGTAAGTCGGAACGTTTCTTCCGGTTCTAACGGCGCAGCTTGGTTACAGGTGGACGGTACCAAGATGTGGCTGATGTGGAAAGCTCGCGGAACCAGGGGCCTCCGCGAATCCGTGGATCACGCAATGTCCGCTGCTGAATATTTTTTCGAACGGATCAAGGATCGCGACGGCTTCCGCCTCGTCCTTCCGCAATACGAAAGTTGCAACGTCTGCTTTTGGTAAGCGACACGTTTCTCGTTTCCGCGTTTTTCTATATACACAGGTGATTCTGTCGTTTCAGGTACGTACCACCGAGCATGCGGGGTGAAGAAGAGACACAGGACTGGTGGAAGAAACTGTACGAGGTCACCTCGAAGATCAAGGGACGCATGATGATCGATGGATCGTTGATGGTCGGCTACACGCCGCTCTCTTACGCCAACATCGGCAATTTCTTCCGAATGGTCGTTACCTGTCAACCACCGCCGACGGAAGCTTCGATGGACTTCGTTATCGAGGCGATCGAACGTTTGGCTGCGGATATGTGAAGGGATCGCGACGCGTTTCGCCTTGTTTAACGGGCTAACGTATCGTTCTTCGAAGGAACATGtacaaaggaaaagaagaaaaagttccGGCGAAAGTAGACTCCGTAGGAGCGTTATCATCGAGTTTATTGGAGTCGAGCGATACGTTGGGTCGTTTGGGAAATATCGCGGTAGAGTAGAGAGGATATTAAATGGGGCTCGGGTGGAAAGTCTGTTCGGTCGTGGAACGTCGTC encodes:
- the LOC117603881 gene encoding uncharacterized protein LOC117603881; amino-acid sequence: MKSFVLFAFTLACALAFLDETCAEPSDTTTAPSKQIKEPKEIKESATATKEVKDSVKAAKEAKKNKKDCMKECGTVHDPICAHDPNDATFKPRTFGTQCALDVHNCEMGTKLVMKQKGECPGSHGVRLS
- the LOC117603871 gene encoding uncharacterized protein LOC117603871 isoform X1, whose translation is MISISGSVRLLLLLLTTTVEAKSRTETSRDCASSDSNSKRSGATEGAGFPASILEELESRLSRLERRLRAIEQPGKHHQYYITCTYSRNTTDIAFIVWQMGSAEEDWEICAEGPCRCQPETKSISCWRQDLLDLPAAQLVPRDVLKLDLGGNRLTALHKDTFLDMTRLNHLDLSDNSIEHLPLNLFFSLHAVTHVRLSKNLLRELHRSQFFITRNLRILDASSNRLRTLPDSLFLSTTSLVLLDLSCNRISSLAPGTFRGLTALEELLLGKNRLSSISADMFSDLTSLKYLGLEENRLRELPDGLFNAQTSLRELNARGNQLTVISGSLLSPLEQLRSLEMSNNKIARIDPKAFGGLVALKELQLGHNRIGNLTPGMFSTSSSLERLVLYANGIESLSRGAFRGLSNLTSLFLHSNRLRIMHPELFQDTPNLRKLQLESNYLTSLPARILDPVPHIEQLRLARNPWHCDCATAYLAVWLQKRYLARLNETDTTRPKDNFEIWEFGSGAICRGPGTLGGKLLLRLTFHELCEGQWASMRGLVPRLPVELVVSGGRVTTDAPSSKQPVSVRKLPFFCPFLQCC
- the LOC117603871 gene encoding uncharacterized protein LOC117603871 isoform X2 — encoded protein: MISISGSVRLLLLLLTTTVEAKSRTETSRDCASSDSNSKRSGATEGAGFPASILEELESRLSRLERRLRAIEQPGKHHQYYITCTYSRNTTDIAFIVWQMGSAEEDWEICAEGPCRCQPETKSISCWRQDLLDLPAAQLVPRDVLKLDLGGNRLTALHKDTFLDMTRLNHLDLSDNSIEHLPLNLFFSLHAVTHVRLSKNLLRELHRSQFFITRNLRILDASSNRLRTLPDSLFLSTTSLVLLDLSCNRISSLAPGTFRGLTALEELLLGKNRLSSISADMFSDLTSLKYLGLEENRLRELPDGLFNAQTSLRELNARGNQLTVISGSLLSPLEQLRSLEMSNNKIARIDPKAFGGLVALKELQLGHNRIGNLTPGMFSTSSSLERLVLYANGIESLSRGAFRGLSNLTSLFLHSNRLRIMHPELFQDTPNLRKLQLESNYLTSLPARILDPVPHIEQLRLARNPWHCDCATAYLAVWLQKRYLARLNETDTTRPKDNFEIWEFGSGAICRGPGTLGGKLLLRLTFHELCEGQWASMRGLVPRLPVELVVSGGRVTTDAPSSKQPVSVKRR
- the LOC117603871 gene encoding uncharacterized protein LOC117603871 isoform X3, whose protein sequence is MISISGSVRLLLLLLTTTVEAKSRTETSRDCASSDSNSKRSGATEGAGFPASILEELESRLSRLERRLRAIEQPVWQMGSAEEDWEICAEGPCRCQPETKSISCWRQDLLDLPAAQLVPRDVLKLDLGGNRLTALHKDTFLDMTRLNHLDLSDNSIEHLPLNLFFSLHAVTHVRLSKNLLRELHRSQFFITRNLRILDASSNRLRTLPDSLFLSTTSLVLLDLSCNRISSLAPGTFRGLTALEELLLGKNRLSSISADMFSDLTSLKYLGLEENRLRELPDGLFNAQTSLRELNARGNQLTVISGSLLSPLEQLRSLEMSNNKIARIDPKAFGGLVALKELQLGHNRIGNLTPGMFSTSSSLERLVLYANGIESLSRGAFRGLSNLTSLFLHSNRLRIMHPELFQDTPNLRKLQLESNYLTSLPARILDPVPHIEQLRLARNPWHCDCATAYLAVWLQKRYLARLNETDTTRPKDNFEIWEFGSGAICRGPGTLGGKLLLRLTFHELCEGQWASMRGLVPRLPVELVVSGGRVTTDAPSSKQPVSVRKLPFFCPFLQCC
- the LOC117603873 gene encoding glutamate decarboxylase 2; this translates as MDATRANKETFELMQLLVRIIEEEDAFDADNDRPVLRFVYPEELQKRLSIELTEEPANNVEIEKAIRETIRYSVKTYSPSFHNQLYAGVDDYGLIGSWLTDYLNTSQYTYEVGPVFTLLERQVIEQSLRLIGYPAMPEGDGIFCPGGSISNMYGMVMARYKMVPEVKTKGMVGLPPLVCFTSEGGHYSITKGAHWLGLGTDNVYKVKCDELGRMRPDRLKAAIEEARKLGHLPFFVNATCGTTVLGAFDPLPEIAEICQQENLWLHVDACLGGTLLFSEKYRSRLKGIELSNSVAWNPHKMLGAPLQCSLFLVKGKNALHEANCAGARYLFQQDKHYDVSWDTGDKSLQCGRKVDGTKMWLMWKARGTRGLRESVDHAMSAAEYFFERIKDRDGFRLVLPQYESCNVCFWYVPPSMRGEEETQDWWKKLYEVTSKIKGRMMIDGSLMVGYTPLSYANIGNFFRMVVTCQPPPTEASMDFVIEAIERLAADM